AAGTTGTTATGCACATAACGCGCTGCCACGAACAGGGCGAATTAAGTGTTCAGCAAGCAGATAGCGCGGAGTCAAAAATTGGCCAAATTATGACTGACATGCAACTCATCATGGATACCAGTACCCAGATCGCGACGGCAGTCGAACAACAAACCGTGGTCTCTGATGAAATTGGCCGGAACGTTACCTCGATTCGTGATATCACTAGCCAAAATTCACAAATCACTCATGAGAACGCACAAGCAGCCAGTTCCGTTGCCGTCCAAGCTAAGAACTTAGATCAAGCTATCGCTCAATATACCGTGTGATGATATGACTTAGCGACTCGCTTAATGCCAATGATGAGCATAACTCAGTAGTAGAAATAAAAAGACCGAAGTCATCGCTTCGGTCTTTTTCCATGAACCCTATAACATCATAAAATGTAGATTAACTATTATCTTTTATTGCCTGTTGCATCGCTAACCATTTTTCAACCACTGGGTGCAGGGTTTTATCATCGCTACTATCAATAATAGAACCATGGAGTTCTGAGTCTGCCGTTAATAATGAAAGAGGCGTCACGGCCTTCCCTGATTTCAAATTAATCTCTTTCACTAACCCTATTGCGACCAATTTTTTACCACAAAAGAATTGGTGTTGATAATAGAAGTATTTGTCATCCCAGCTCAAAATTTCGGTCGTCATCGTAAACGCTTGAAACGGGCCAATAGGCTTTAAGTAAATAAAGTCTTGTGCAGCAATCATGCGCAAGCCATAACGACCTGACAGTGCCAGTCGAGAGCTGTGCCAGATACCAAAGCGCCCTAGTTCCATAAAACTAAATACCCGGTAATTAGGTAAGTGATCACGCCAACCAAGGTCGTGTAACCACACTCGAAACCGATCACTGCGTTTATCAACCAATGCCACCGCATCCTGCTTACGAGCACTAAAAATAATAATGAGCATTCTAAAAAATAAATTCATGTTAATCCCTTACATAAAATAAATTGAGCTAACATACTGACTTTAAATTATAAAATGTAAAGCCTATTCATATATAAATCATTAATATCAATAGAAAACAATGTCATCATTAAATAATTGCCGCGCGCTACTTACTCTTACTAGGCTAAAGTCATCGAGATACCGAGTACAATAAACAACACACCGCAACATTGATTAAAGCTCTGCCCATTCTGCATTAGCTTAGGACGAATGCTATGAGCCACGCAAGCAATGCCATATTCAGCTAAAAACTCGACACACACAAAAGTTACCGCGATAACAATAAACTGCGGCAACAAGTCCATAGCAGGATCAATAAACTGCGCTAAGAATGCAGTAAAAAACAACAGCACCTTAGGATTTGATAGCGCAGCAAAAAAACCTTGTCGAAACAGACTTGCCGCGCTATATGACTGACTTTCAGCAAGCTCTGTTAACTCCAGCGCCGGTGCACTCCACAACTTGATCCCGAGCCAAACGAGATAAGCAGCACCAATCCACTGCAGTGCCGTCATGGCCTCAGGTTGCGCCTGCAATATCGCGCCTAATCCAAACATAGCAATCGCAATTAAAATCAAAAATCCAAATACCCCACCACATATAGTAAAGAGTGTTCGGCGATGTCCATATCGAGCACCATGACTTAATGCCAACAATGAATTAGGCCCAGGGACAACCGCTAATCCCATCGCTGCAACTAAAAAAACTAACCAAAGATTAAACGCCATCATCATGTCCTATTAATAAGTGTATAAAAGTACAATGAGTATAAAATTTGAATATAAAAACAAACGGTATGATTTAGACGTATAATGGTATTATATGGACACACTTATCATGCATTACGCGTACATCAAGAATGGATCCTAGTTATGAACTTAGCAGACGTGCGCTTTCTACTTCTCCCCTTACCTGAATTTAATATGCTACCGTTTGGTGGATTCTTAGATAAGCTGCGCTTTTCAGCTGATGATGCCGACCATAGCCAGCAGCGACATTGTTCATGGCAAGTGCTCGGGTTAGATAAAAGTAACCTAGTATCGAGCAGTGGCATCCCCATCGCGATACCAGCAACGCCGGCAGACATAAACTTGTGTCAGTATGATTATCTGGTTATTTTTGGCTGTCGCAGTGCGCGTAAAGCACAGCAGCAAGCACAAGATTATGGGCCATTTTTAAAACAAGCGGCGGCACAGGGACTCACTTTAATTAGTATTGATAATGCGTGTTTTACGTTAGCAGAGTTAGGCCTCTTAAATGACCATAAAGTCACTGTTCACTGGCGCCACATTAACGAATTCAGTCATGCCTATCCACGTTTAGAGATCGCAAGTGAACAACTATATTGTATTGATAACAAGCGTATCAGCTGTTCTGGTGGCAGTGCAGCCATTGATTTAGCGGTAGCGATACTCTGTCACCATCTTGGACAAACGTGGGCAATTAAAGGACTCGCAGATATGCTCATTGATGAAAGCCGCAGCCAACTACATCAGCTCAAATCTAGGCAGCAAACACAACATCATGACCGCCACTTGGGGCGAACGATTGCCTTGATGCAAGAATTGATGGCCAGTAATACATCAATAGAAAAATTAGCAGCGCTTACAGGTTTAAGCCGTCGACAATTAGATCGGCATTTTAAGTGTTATTTTAAGCTTTCTGCTCATCAATACTGGAGCGAAATGCGCTTACAACATGTGCATTGGCGATTAATCAATTCTGACCATAGCCTAGCAAACCTAGCAGATGAAGTTGGTTTTCAAGATAGCAGTTATTTGTGCAAAGTGTTTCGGCAACGATTTAATCTCTCGCCGGGCCAACTACGTCGCCAGCAAAAACAATGATGTAAGTAGACACTGCATTGATTGTCTATTACCTATACGAATATCACTACTTAGTCCGCAGTCCTAATAATTATATCCTTAGAGGTAGCATAAATGATGCTTGTATATTGCAATCAATATCCAAAAAAGGCATATTAAAAAATTATTAACAATAATAGTTCACTAAAAATGCGGTCTTTTGAATCAAATAAACGAATTTATATTTCAATTTCGTTCTATATTTTATCGATTATTAGCTTAGCTATTTATAGTTACTTTCAAGAAAAAAATCATATATATACAGCGCTTGATTTAAAATTAAAGACTGCGGCACTAACCATATCCTCGCTATTGCCTAACAATTTTCATCAACAAGATATGATCTATGATGAAAATTCTGCGCAACTCAATTTAAGCAATAGAAACGCATTAACAACATACGTAAAAAATGCCAATATTAGTAACTTATATACCCTGATTATACGTGATAATAAAATCCTGTTTACGTCATCGAGCATGACACCAGTTGATAATCCCCACGATAAAACAAATACTGATTTTTTATCTGCCTACAACGATGCAGATCCTAGCCTCTATGCTATTTTTGCTGATAAACAGCCACAGTTAGTCGAATATCAAGATAAATGGGGACGCTTCCGCAGTATCTTTATCCCTCTCCATGCAGCAGACGGAAGTCTTTACATTGCTGCTGCCGATATCACCATAGATACCGTGTCCGCGCAATTGAATGAACATTTCAACAAAGCGATGTTTATCTCCGCTATTTTTATGTTCACCATATTTGCTCTGTTCTTGATACAAACCGTCAACTATCGCCAGCAAGTAGCACAACTGCGCAAAAAAGTGACACTACGCAGCAATGAACTCGTACGCAGTGAAGCCAAGCTAAATTCTATTTTTGAACACTCGCCAGTCGGTATTTTTCATTACAACAAACAAGGCGTATTACTTAAGACTAATCGTCATTTTGAAGAAATTATTGGCGCGAACAAAGATGGTTTAATCGGCTTTAACATGCTAGAAAAAATACAAAACACACAGCTATCCAATGCTATAAAGTTATCGCTAAAGGGACAAGTAAGCACCTTTGAAGGTGAGTACATCTCGGTGTCACATAGCAAGAAGTCATATTTAGAAGTCGATTTAGTGCCGCTCTATTCCAGCTCAGGTGAAATCGACGGCGGCGTTGGTGTATGTGACGACATCACAGTACAGCAACAAAACACGGCTAACTTACAAAAACTATCACGCGTTGTTGAATGCAGCTTAGACGGAATTATGATCACTGATACCAAAGGGATCATTGAATACGTGAATCCGCAATTCACCCAAATGACTGGTTATTCCTCTGTAGAATCTATTGGTAATAAAGCCAATTTCTTCCGTTCAAAAACAACCAAAAACGCCATTTACAACAAACTATGGAACAGTATTTCACAAGGTGAGGAGTGGACAGGTGAAGTACAAAACAA
The DNA window shown above is from Moritella sp. F3 and carries:
- a CDS encoding thioesterase family protein; protein product: MNLFFRMLIIIFSARKQDAVALVDKRSDRFRVWLHDLGWRDHLPNYRVFSFMELGRFGIWHSSRLALSGRYGLRMIAAQDFIYLKPIGPFQAFTMTTEILSWDDKYFYYQHQFFCGKKLVAIGLVKEINLKSGKAVTPLSLLTADSELHGSIIDSSDDKTLHPVVEKWLAMQQAIKDNS
- a CDS encoding LysE family translocator, with the translated sequence MAFNLWLVFLVAAMGLAVVPGPNSLLALSHGARYGHRRTLFTICGGVFGFLILIAIAMFGLGAILQAQPEAMTALQWIGAAYLVWLGIKLWSAPALELTELAESQSYSAASLFRQGFFAALSNPKVLLFFTAFLAQFIDPAMDLLPQFIVIAVTFVCVEFLAEYGIACVAHSIRPKLMQNGQSFNQCCGVLFIVLGISMTLA
- a CDS encoding GlxA family transcriptional regulator — its product is MNLADVRFLLLPLPEFNMLPFGGFLDKLRFSADDADHSQQRHCSWQVLGLDKSNLVSSSGIPIAIPATPADINLCQYDYLVIFGCRSARKAQQQAQDYGPFLKQAAAQGLTLISIDNACFTLAELGLLNDHKVTVHWRHINEFSHAYPRLEIASEQLYCIDNKRISCSGGSAAIDLAVAILCHHLGQTWAIKGLADMLIDESRSQLHQLKSRQQTQHHDRHLGRTIALMQELMASNTSIEKLAALTGLSRRQLDRHFKCYFKLSAHQYWSEMRLQHVHWRLINSDHSLANLADEVGFQDSSYLCKVFRQRFNLSPGQLRRQQKQ